The DNA sequence CCTCGCACAGCGCGCTTAAGTCGGCATCGACCCTTGCGCCCATGGAGAGCAGGAGATTGACGAGATCTTCACTGGCCAGGTTGCCCGCCGCGCCCGGCGCATAGGGACAACCGCCCATCCCACCGACCGCCCCATCAAACAGGCGCACCCCGGCCTGATAGGCCATCAGCGCGCTGGCCACCGCCAGCCCCTGCGTGTCATGCAGGTGCAGCGCCACGCGCTCCACACCAAAGTGTTGCACGGCCCGAGCGCAGCCCTGGCCCACCTGCAGAGGCGTACCCGCCCCGATCGTATCGCCCAGCGAGAGATGTTCGGCACCATTGCCCAACAGCTCCTCGCCAATCTCCAGCACTCGGGCAAAGTCGACATCGCCCTCAAAAGGGCAACCAAATACCGTCGAAATATACGCCCGAACCACCATTCCCTCGCTCACCGCCGCCTCGGTGGTACGTTTGAGCGCCGCCAGACTCTCGTCCAGAGAGCGATTGAGGTTGGACTGGTTATGCGCTTCGGTCGCCGACATAAACACCGCGACGTGCTCCACGCCGGCCTCCCGGGCGCGCTCCAGCCCCTTGAGGTTAGGCACCAGCGCCCAGTAGCGCACGCCCTCTCGCCGCGTAATCTGGCGAGCCACCTCATCGGTCTGCGCCATCTGCGGCACCCAGCGCGGATGCACAAAGCTGCCGATCTCCACGTCGCGCACCCCCGCGTCGACGAGCTTCTCAATCATCGCCACGCGATCCGCGCAACTGAGCACCCGCGACTCATTCTGAAGACCATCGCGCGGTCCCACCTCAAAAAAACGAATGTCGTTGGTGTCCATCGACGTCCTTAACCTGGTGGCGCTCCGCCACGCTGCGTCAGAAAGAGGGAAATCGCGCCAAACTTATCCCTCGCTACAAAAGGGTGTCAATGTGGCCTACCTCACTACGTTGACACACCTTCAATGCTGCTCCTATTCTCGGACGAATGGTCCGCCACGCCTCCCCGAGACGTCGGCGTAAGACCTCCCCTTTCTGCCTGAGGACTGCGACGTTGGCTCAAGACCTGCTTGTTGTGAATCACGGTCTCGCGCTCATGCTCTGTGAGGATGCCGCCATCCTCGAAGAGACTCTGCGGGCGATCGAGCCCCTGGATCTGCACATCCGCCGCCTGGGCGACCTGGCGCTGCTGGTGCCCGCCGATGAGATCGAAGGAGTACTCGAAACCCTCCACGCCCAGGGAACCTTTCCCCGGGTGGTAGGCCAGTTCCCCTCCTCGACACCCGGGGAGGTCCAATGAGTCTGCGCCCCGATCGCCCCCTCAGCCAGGGGCCCCTTGACGCCACCGAGTTCACTGCGCTCCGAGAGCGCGGCTATGCCGACGCCAGCCTGCGTTTCTTAGCCCGCGCCTGGGAGGTCTCCGCCGACCCCGAAGATCTCTGCGCCGCGCTCACCGACCCACATACCCGCGCGCTCGACACCGAGGCGCTCTCGGAGATCGAGCGCGCCGTCTTCTGGCTGATCCAGGAGCGGGGGGGCCGGGCCCGCGGCGAGAACCTGCGCCGCGATCTGCTCCTGCGCGGCTTCGGTGAATCCGAACCCGCCCTGGCCGCCCTCATCGCCACCGGCTGGCTGATTCCCATACCGGCCGCCGGCGAGCACGACTGCGACATCGAGGTGCTCCTGGAACGCGGCACCTTCTTGCAGCACGATCTGGCCCTGAGCGCCCCCACCCTCACGCGCCTCGACGCCCGCCCGGATGCCCTGGACATCGACGTCCCCGGCTGGACCGAGGTGAGCCTGGAGCCCACCGTCAGCTCGGTCGACGACCTGGAGCTCAACCTCCTCCATCTGGCGTCACTGATCCGACGCGACCCGCTCAAACTCAACAAAGACGGCACCCCGAACCGCCGCTCCCTGGCTCGCTCAGCCCGTGGCATCTCCATGCCCGGCCAACTCGGAGAGGTTGCCGGCGACCTGGATCTGCACGATCCCCGACAACTCGACTTTTTGACCTTCCTCGCCGCCCTGGGGCGCGAGCTGGGGTTTCTGGAACCGGACGACGACCGCTACCGCACCCACGACGGCGCGCTCTCGGAGTACTTCCA is a window from the Lujinxingia litoralis genome containing:
- a CDS encoding hydroxymethylglutaryl-CoA lyase encodes the protein MDTNDIRFFEVGPRDGLQNESRVLSCADRVAMIEKLVDAGVRDVEIGSFVHPRWVPQMAQTDEVARQITRREGVRYWALVPNLKGLERAREAGVEHVAVFMSATEAHNQSNLNRSLDESLAALKRTTEAAVSEGMVVRAYISTVFGCPFEGDVDFARVLEIGEELLGNGAEHLSLGDTIGAGTPLQVGQGCARAVQHFGVERVALHLHDTQGLAVASALMAYQAGVRLFDGAVGGMGGCPYAPGAAGNLASEDLVNLLLSMGARVDADLSALCEVTGWLSEEVGLSVRSRYYPYWRSQQEQDT